The Comamonas sp. GB3 AK4-5 genome includes a region encoding these proteins:
- a CDS encoding Bug family tripartite tricarboxylate transporter substrate binding protein produces the protein MRRDTFLKSMMALAAASSLPLSAQASVAMKMMLPANPGGGWDTTGRALGKALIDAGVASTVTYDNKGGAAGAIGLAQFVNGSKGDANALMVMGAVMLGGIITGKPPVTLAQATPLARLTSEYNVFVLPANSPYKSMAEVIAQLKKDPGSVKWGGGSRGSTEHIAAAMIARAVGVDPAKINHVAFRGGGEAISAILGGNVTIGGSGYSEFAEYIATGKMKPVGVTSEERLKDLPNVSTLKEQGIDVSIGNWRGVYAGPGISKAQRDELIAKVEKATKSKAWAEALEKNGWTPAWLAGDAFASFVDKDFASLRDTMTRSGMV, from the coding sequence ATGCGACGCGATACCTTTCTCAAGTCCATGATGGCACTGGCAGCCGCCAGCAGCCTGCCCCTGTCGGCACAAGCTTCCGTGGCCATGAAGATGATGCTGCCGGCCAACCCCGGCGGCGGCTGGGACACCACGGGCCGCGCGCTGGGCAAGGCCTTGATCGATGCCGGCGTGGCCTCGACCGTGACCTATGACAACAAGGGTGGTGCCGCCGGTGCCATCGGCCTGGCGCAGTTCGTCAACGGCAGCAAGGGCGATGCCAATGCGCTGATGGTGATGGGGGCTGTGATGCTGGGCGGCATCATCACCGGCAAGCCGCCGGTGACCCTGGCCCAGGCCACGCCGCTGGCGCGCCTGACCAGCGAATACAACGTGTTTGTGCTGCCCGCCAACTCGCCCTACAAGAGCATGGCCGAGGTGATTGCCCAGCTCAAGAAAGACCCCGGCTCCGTCAAATGGGGTGGTGGCTCGCGCGGCTCCACCGAGCACATCGCGGCCGCCATGATCGCCCGCGCCGTGGGTGTGGACCCGGCCAAGATCAACCACGTGGCCTTCCGTGGGGGCGGGGAAGCCATCTCCGCCATCCTGGGCGGCAATGTGACCATTGGCGGCAGCGGCTATAGCGAATTCGCCGAATACATCGCCACTGGCAAGATGAAGCCTGTGGGCGTGACCTCGGAAGAGCGCCTCAAGGACCTGCCCAATGTGTCCACGCTCAAGGAGCAGGGCATCGACGTGTCCATAGGCAACTGGCGCGGCGTGTATGCCGGCCCCGGCATCAGCAAGGCCCAGCGCGACGAGCTGATCGCCAAGGTGGAAAAAGCCACCAAGAGCAAGGCCTGGGCCGAAGCCCTGGAAAAGAACGGCTGGACGCCCGCATGGCTGGCCGGCGACGCCTTTGCCAG
- a CDS encoding response regulator, protein MQILLVEDDLSMQATLQRALLRRGMQVHLVGDGLQALQRWQAQPPDALVLDLSLPGLDGLEVLAQGRALGLATPVLVLTARSTVGDRVLGLNAGADDYLPKPFDLDELEARLRALLRRSSTATAAPSGSDHSVQLGHMRYERDSGAVYHLGEPMDFTPRERALMQALLARPGQAVAKERLYALVFPGEATVQYEAIEVVVYRLRKKLAGTGVDLVTLRGLGYLLKQSQG, encoded by the coding sequence ATGCAGATACTGCTTGTCGAAGATGACCTCAGCATGCAGGCCACGCTGCAACGCGCCCTGCTGCGCCGCGGCATGCAAGTGCACCTGGTGGGGGATGGCCTGCAAGCCCTGCAGCGCTGGCAGGCCCAGCCACCCGACGCCCTGGTGCTGGACCTGAGCCTGCCCGGCCTGGACGGTCTGGAGGTGCTGGCCCAGGGCCGTGCCCTGGGGCTTGCCACGCCAGTACTGGTGCTCACCGCCCGCAGCACCGTGGGCGACCGCGTGCTGGGCCTGAATGCCGGTGCCGATGACTATCTGCCCAAACCCTTTGATCTGGATGAGCTGGAAGCGCGGCTGCGCGCCCTGTTGCGCCGTAGCAGCACGGCGACAGCCGCCCCCTCGGGCTCGGACCACAGCGTGCAGCTGGGCCATATGCGCTATGAGCGCGACAGCGGCGCTGTTTACCACCTGGGCGAGCCCATGGACTTCACGCCACGAGAACGTGCGCTGATGCAGGCGCTGCTGGCGCGCCCCGGCCAGGCCGTGGCCAAGGAGCGGCTGTATGCCCTGGTGTTTCCGGGTGAAGCCACCGTGCAGTACGAAGCCATCGAAGTGGTGGTTTACCGCCTGCGCAAAAAGCTGGCGGGCACCGGGGTGGACCTGGTGACGCTGCGCGGCCTGGGCTATTTGCTCAAGCAAAGCCAGGGCTGA
- a CDS encoding sensor histidine kinase: protein MSAPTPPPLAHQVPPQLERPLLLWHRLWPPAPWSLRRQLLVGILLPVVLSIGFNTVSLYRESLQTLHTAYDRTLLASAKSISEQLDVDGYDEHAQLRSIVPYSALEIFEADNQSRMFYRVSTLDGELVSGFAELPFWRGQIPMRPPYAALVDFYDAKFRDQPVRVAVLLQPVASATGRSMAVIQVAETLELRRTLALHLLADTLWRQALLVLLVVLTVLLVVQRVTRPVRRISQAMAQRPQGDLSPLAPPAAPRELQPLLEATNQVMARLSRLLQHQKRFVRDAAHQLRTPLAVLKTQVQSARRGDMPPAEALAEIETTVDRATQLANQMLALAKVEQLRQAPAPAAPMAWDAIVREVALDLAPLVADKTLDFELQADAAVWVQAPAWMLRELVRNLLHNAIRHAPVGSPLRVQLQPAPQPSSAQDVPSMALLRITDSGPGISAELQQRLFRPFSAGDGHGGSGLGLAICHEIVLALHGHLQLRNRHAPGSDTIHGLDAEVLLPQASL from the coding sequence ATGTCCGCGCCCACGCCGCCCCCTCTTGCGCACCAGGTTCCGCCGCAGCTGGAGCGGCCGCTGCTGCTGTGGCATCGCTTGTGGCCCCCCGCGCCCTGGTCGCTGCGGCGCCAGCTGCTGGTGGGCATTTTGCTGCCCGTGGTGCTGTCCATTGGCTTCAACACCGTCAGCCTGTACCGGGAGTCGCTGCAGACACTGCACACCGCCTATGACCGCACGCTGCTGGCTTCGGCCAAAAGCATCAGCGAACAGCTGGATGTGGACGGCTATGACGAACATGCCCAGCTGCGCTCCATCGTTCCCTATTCGGCGCTGGAAATCTTTGAGGCCGACAACCAAAGCCGCATGTTCTACCGCGTCTCCACCCTGGATGGAGAGCTGGTGTCTGGCTTTGCCGAGCTGCCGTTTTGGCGCGGCCAGATTCCCATGCGCCCGCCCTATGCGGCCCTGGTGGATTTCTATGACGCCAAATTCCGTGACCAGCCCGTGCGCGTGGCCGTGCTGCTGCAACCGGTGGCCAGTGCCACGGGCCGCAGCATGGCCGTGATCCAGGTGGCAGAAACCCTGGAGCTGCGCCGCACGCTGGCCCTGCACCTGCTGGCCGATACGCTGTGGCGCCAGGCCCTGCTGGTGCTGCTGGTGGTGCTCACCGTGCTGCTGGTGGTGCAGCGGGTGACGCGCCCGGTGCGCCGCATCAGCCAGGCCATGGCTCAGCGCCCGCAGGGTGACCTCAGCCCGCTGGCCCCGCCTGCCGCACCGCGTGAGCTGCAGCCGCTGCTGGAAGCGACCAACCAGGTCATGGCCCGGCTGAGCCGGCTGCTGCAGCACCAAAAGCGCTTTGTGCGTGATGCGGCCCACCAGTTGCGCACGCCGCTGGCCGTGCTCAAGACCCAGGTGCAATCGGCTCGCCGCGGCGATATGCCGCCAGCCGAGGCTCTGGCCGAGATCGAAACCACGGTGGACCGCGCCACCCAGCTGGCCAACCAGATGCTGGCCCTGGCCAAGGTGGAGCAGCTGCGCCAGGCCCCGGCCCCAGCGGCGCCCATGGCCTGGGATGCCATCGTGCGCGAGGTGGCCCTGGACCTGGCCCCACTGGTGGCCGACAAGACCCTGGACTTTGAGCTGCAGGCCGATGCCGCGGTCTGGGTGCAGGCCCCGGCCTGGATGCTGCGCGAGCTGGTGCGCAATCTGCTGCACAACGCCATACGCCATGCGCCCGTGGGCAGCCCGCTGCGCGTGCAACTGCAGCCTGCGCCCCAGCCCTCTTCTGCCCAGGACGTCCCGTCCATGGCGCTGCTGCGCATCACCGACAGCGGCCCCGGCATCAGCGCTGAGCTGCAGCAACGACTATTCCGTCCTTTTTCAGCAGGCGACGGCCATGGCGGCTCCGGCCTGGGCTTGGCCATCTGCCATGAGATTGTTCTGGCCCTGCATGGCCACCTGCAGCTGCGCAACCGCCATGCGCCTGGCAGCGACACCATCCACGGCCTGGATGCCGAAGTGCTGCTGCCCCAGGCTTCACTTTGA
- a CDS encoding RNA-binding S4 domain-containing protein, which produces MSDLLSMRLDKWLWCARFYKTRSLAVEEIGKGRVSVNNAPTKPAREVRIGDSIALRQGPLPRTVVVKALSGMRGPAPIAQQLYEETAESLAERLRLAEERRLAPEPADSIASLRDGRPTKRDRRQIDQARSGWGDRWSASLDDV; this is translated from the coding sequence ATGAGCGATCTGCTTTCCATGCGACTGGACAAATGGCTGTGGTGTGCGCGCTTTTACAAGACGCGCAGCCTGGCTGTAGAAGAAATCGGCAAAGGCCGCGTCAGCGTCAACAATGCGCCCACCAAACCTGCACGCGAGGTACGGATTGGAGACAGCATTGCTCTGCGCCAGGGCCCGCTGCCACGCACCGTGGTGGTCAAGGCCTTGAGCGGCATGCGCGGGCCGGCCCCCATCGCCCAGCAGCTGTATGAAGAGACGGCGGAAAGCCTGGCCGAACGCCTGCGTCTGGCCGAGGAGCGTCGCCTGGCTCCCGAACCTGCCGACAGCATTGCCAGCCTGCGCGATGGCCGCCCCACCAAGCGCGACCGCCGCCAGATCGACCAGGCGCGCAGCGGCTGGGGCGATCGCTGGAGCGCATCGCTCGATGATGTTTAG
- a CDS encoding DNA/RNA non-specific endonuclease, giving the protein MALLPSLHAKSPPAPNAAAISAAATGFADCPEFFANGRPPAIAPQPRLRALCYDAFAVLHSGSTKTPVYVAQRMNRALVEDANEKRSNRFYADARLPRAERAELDDYKRSGYSRGHMAPAGDMPTAQAMAQSFSLANMVPQSMAQNSGPWARIEQDTRRYAHRARGDVYIITGPVFQGEAGTIGANHVHVPSHLFKLVYDAQTQRAWVHWQANADDATVTRPISYQELVRRTGIEFLPGLQVH; this is encoded by the coding sequence CTGGCGCTGCTCCCCTCCCTCCACGCCAAATCCCCACCCGCTCCCAACGCTGCTGCCATTTCTGCCGCAGCCACAGGCTTTGCCGATTGCCCGGAGTTTTTTGCCAACGGCAGGCCTCCGGCGATTGCGCCCCAGCCACGGCTGCGCGCGCTGTGCTATGACGCCTTTGCCGTGCTGCACAGCGGCAGCACCAAGACCCCGGTCTATGTAGCCCAGCGCATGAACCGCGCCCTGGTCGAGGACGCTAACGAAAAGCGCAGCAACCGCTTCTATGCCGATGCCCGTCTACCCCGCGCCGAGCGGGCCGAGCTGGACGACTACAAGCGCTCCGGCTACTCGCGCGGCCATATGGCACCGGCAGGCGACATGCCCACGGCCCAGGCCATGGCGCAAAGCTTTTCGCTGGCCAATATGGTGCCCCAGTCCATGGCACAAAACAGCGGCCCCTGGGCCCGCATCGAGCAGGACACGCGCCGCTACGCCCACCGCGCGCGGGGCGATGTCTACATCATCACCGGGCCGGTGTTCCAAGGCGAAGCCGGCACCATAGGCGCCAACCATGTGCATGTGCCTTCCCACCTGTTCAAGCTGGTTTACGACGCCCAGACCCAGCGCGCCTGGGTGCATTGGCAGGCGAATGCCGACGATGCGACGGTGACGCGCCCCATCAGCTACCAAGAGCTGGTGCGCCGCACTGGCATCGAATTTCTCCCCGGCCTGCAAGTGCATTGA
- the cobT gene encoding nicotinate-nucleotide--dimethylbenzimidazole phosphoribosyltransferase: MHDFLPTVASIQDEAFTRHVQHLLDDKTKPVGSLGQLERLALKLACILGTEPPVLQAPQMVVFAADHGLAARGVSAYPQDVTWQMVENFLAGGAAVSVLSRTQGIHLNIVDCGVARDIDRREQDPEDKLPKPGEPRLWRRKVAYGTRDCSTGPAMTAEECRMAIHNGMALVKQLPGNALLLGEMGIGNTSCASLLLARLGQLDVASVSGMGTGLDAEGLRRKVEVLRSVLNHHADVTEPLAVLAAMGGLEVATMVGAVLQAAVERRVIVVDGFITSAAVLVASRLRPAVLERCVYAHRSGEPGHTLLLQALGGAPLLDWQMRLGEGSGAATVWPLLVSACAVLREMASFGSAGISTKNI, from the coding sequence ATGCACGACTTTCTCCCCACCGTGGCCTCCATCCAGGACGAGGCATTCACCCGGCATGTCCAGCATCTGCTGGATGACAAGACCAAGCCTGTGGGATCGCTGGGCCAGCTCGAACGCCTGGCCCTGAAACTGGCCTGCATCCTGGGCACGGAGCCGCCTGTGCTGCAGGCCCCGCAGATGGTGGTGTTTGCCGCCGACCATGGGCTGGCGGCGCGTGGCGTGTCTGCCTATCCCCAGGATGTGACCTGGCAGATGGTGGAGAACTTCCTGGCCGGCGGTGCAGCGGTGAGCGTGCTCTCGCGCACCCAGGGCATTCACCTGAACATCGTGGACTGTGGTGTGGCCCGCGATATAGACCGGCGCGAGCAAGACCCCGAAGACAAGTTGCCCAAGCCCGGCGAGCCGCGCCTGTGGCGGCGCAAGGTAGCCTATGGCACGCGCGACTGCAGCACTGGCCCGGCCATGACGGCGGAGGAATGCCGCATGGCCATCCACAACGGCATGGCCCTGGTCAAACAGCTGCCGGGCAATGCCCTGTTGCTGGGCGAGATGGGCATTGGCAATACCTCCTGCGCATCGCTGCTGCTGGCGCGGCTGGGGCAGCTGGATGTGGCCAGCGTCAGCGGCATGGGTACGGGCCTGGACGCCGAGGGCCTGCGCCGCAAGGTGGAGGTGCTGCGCAGCGTGCTGAACCACCATGCCGATGTGACTGAACCGTTGGCCGTGCTGGCTGCCATGGGCGGGCTGGAAGTGGCCACCATGGTGGGCGCCGTGCTGCAAGCCGCGGTGGAGCGCCGGGTGATTGTGGTGGATGGTTTCATCACCTCGGCCGCCGTGCTGGTGGCCAGCCGCCTGCGCCCTGCGGTGCTGGAACGCTGCGTCTATGCCCACCGCTCGGGCGAGCCCGGCCACACGCTGCTGCTGCAGGCCCTGGGGGGGGCGCCGCTGCTGGATTGGCAGATGCGCCTGGGCGAAGGCTCGGGCGCGGCCACAGTCTGGCCGCTGCTCGTTTCCGCCTGCGCCGTGCTGCGCGAGATGGCGAGTTTTGGCTCTGCCGGTATCTCCACCAAAAACATCTGA
- a CDS encoding ABC transporter substrate-binding protein: MALTRRGFISKGSTLGASAALIHSTAATTAWAKNEQTLVFAAAGTVTSSWDPSSHTVAPQITAEGFLYGHLTKCPMRPGNASEILPDLATSWKVIDKFTLEYSLRKGVRFHDGKEFSAEDVKATFEYASQPERPASAWYPGRVDVEIVDRYKIRLNTQKHGYPALNFWYLVGFLPILSAKDVADPATLKRRPNGTGPYRYVETKGDQIIFKAFDNYYEGKPPIDHLVWAYVPDANTRVLGLLNGQYHLAERLEPEQYASLKQNPRIVTDRSLSSENKYLHFRCNKPPFNDLRLRLAAVHAIDRAQVLTVVGDAGQNAGCHLSPVKFGYTNLASYPKFDPALSQKLLAAAGFPKGKGLPDIEYITSVGFYPKTREYGELITGMLQEQGFPVKLTTLEPAAWEERLYRRADGQGPGHIIDVGWITGSPEPDLVLRPNYHSKFALVNGIADPQLDASLDKERNADTVEARQKILQEETLPLIASKVPSLSLFSSVFLRAMTKNLQGVSFYPNGPVDLSKARFI, from the coding sequence ATGGCGCTTACACGACGTGGTTTCATTTCAAAAGGATCAACGCTCGGAGCGAGCGCTGCGCTGATCCACAGCACGGCCGCCACCACAGCCTGGGCCAAGAACGAGCAAACCCTGGTCTTTGCCGCTGCCGGCACCGTGACCAGCAGTTGGGATCCCAGCTCGCACACGGTGGCCCCGCAAATCACGGCCGAAGGCTTTCTGTATGGGCATTTGACGAAATGCCCGATGCGGCCCGGAAATGCCAGCGAGATCCTTCCTGACCTGGCCACCAGCTGGAAGGTCATCGACAAATTCACGCTGGAATACAGCTTGCGCAAGGGCGTCCGGTTTCACGACGGCAAGGAGTTTTCGGCCGAGGATGTGAAGGCCACCTTCGAATACGCCTCGCAACCGGAAAGACCCGCCTCCGCCTGGTACCCGGGTCGCGTGGATGTGGAAATCGTAGACCGCTACAAGATTCGGCTGAACACCCAGAAGCACGGCTACCCCGCTCTGAACTTCTGGTATTTGGTGGGCTTTTTGCCCATTCTTTCTGCCAAGGACGTGGCAGACCCCGCCACCTTGAAGCGGCGCCCCAACGGAACAGGGCCCTACCGTTATGTAGAGACCAAGGGCGACCAGATCATTTTCAAAGCCTTTGACAACTACTACGAAGGCAAGCCCCCCATCGACCATCTGGTCTGGGCCTATGTGCCCGATGCCAACACCCGGGTGCTGGGCCTGCTCAATGGGCAGTACCACCTCGCGGAGCGGCTGGAGCCGGAGCAATATGCCTCGCTCAAGCAAAACCCACGCATCGTCACGGACCGCAGCCTCTCCAGCGAAAACAAATACCTCCACTTCCGCTGCAACAAGCCCCCATTCAATGACCTGCGCCTGAGGCTCGCCGCCGTGCATGCCATTGACCGTGCACAGGTGCTGACCGTGGTCGGCGATGCGGGGCAGAACGCAGGCTGTCATCTGTCCCCCGTCAAGTTCGGCTACACCAACCTGGCCAGCTACCCCAAGTTCGACCCCGCACTGTCGCAAAAGCTGCTGGCTGCCGCCGGCTTCCCCAAGGGCAAGGGGCTGCCGGATATCGAATACATCACCTCGGTGGGTTTTTACCCCAAGACGCGCGAGTACGGAGAGCTCATCACCGGCATGCTGCAAGAGCAAGGCTTTCCGGTAAAGCTCACCACGCTGGAGCCTGCGGCATGGGAAGAACGCCTGTACCGCCGCGCCGACGGCCAGGGGCCTGGCCACATCATCGATGTGGGCTGGATCACCGGCTCTCCCGAGCCAGACCTGGTGCTGCGCCCCAACTACCACTCGAAATTCGCGCTGGTCAACGGCATCGCAGACCCGCAGCTCGATGCCTCGCTGGACAAGGAGCGCAATGCAGACACCGTCGAAGCCCGCCAAAAGATTCTGCAGGAAGAGACGCTGCCGCTGATTGCGAGCAAGGTGCCCAGCCTGTCGCTGTTCTCTTCGGTCTTTTTGCGCGCCATGACCAAGAACCTGCAAGGCGTCAGCTTCTACCCCAACGGCCCTGTCGACCTGAGCAAAGCGCGCTTTATCTGA
- a CDS encoding ABC transporter permease: MTFAIEFFARRISQGLVIVLLVAFAIFTLLRVVPGDPIRIILGPMTPANVLEETAKQLGLRDPIPVQFTRFLGEVATGDLGHSFIRGAQGGSSSGTQDTQSPGNASRASVAQLIASALPYSLQLAALGVFFALIVAIPMGLGAGLNAGRWPDRIGLYTSSLFVSLPNIWVGVVLIYLLSAKAELLPAIGYQGFSYTIIPAMVLAIELAPVMIRSISVSVAANLGEAYFDVGLVRGLSYRAMVTRHVLRNASIPLLNLFGAQMIGMLLGGLFVVEYIFSYPGIGLLTINAVFQRDFPIIQAVAILASSALVSLNMLVDYLSTSIDRRLKF; the protein is encoded by the coding sequence ATGACATTTGCCATCGAGTTTTTTGCACGCCGCATCAGCCAGGGCCTGGTGATTGTGTTGTTGGTGGCTTTCGCCATCTTCACACTGCTTCGCGTGGTGCCGGGGGATCCCATCCGCATCATCCTGGGGCCCATGACGCCCGCCAATGTTCTAGAGGAAACCGCAAAGCAGCTCGGCCTGCGCGACCCCATCCCGGTGCAGTTCACGCGCTTTCTCGGCGAAGTCGCCACCGGTGACCTGGGGCATTCCTTCATCCGTGGAGCGCAGGGCGGGAGCAGCAGTGGCACGCAAGACACCCAAAGCCCGGGCAATGCAAGCCGCGCCTCCGTTGCGCAGCTGATTGCAAGCGCACTCCCCTATTCGCTGCAGCTTGCCGCGCTGGGCGTTTTTTTCGCCTTGATCGTCGCCATTCCCATGGGGCTGGGCGCCGGTTTGAACGCAGGGCGCTGGCCCGATCGCATAGGCCTCTACACCAGCTCGCTGTTCGTCTCCCTGCCCAATATCTGGGTGGGGGTCGTACTCATTTATTTGCTGTCCGCCAAGGCGGAGCTGCTGCCAGCGATTGGCTACCAGGGGTTTAGCTACACCATCATTCCGGCCATGGTCCTGGCCATAGAGCTGGCGCCGGTCATGATTCGGTCGATCTCCGTCTCGGTCGCCGCCAACCTGGGCGAGGCCTACTTTGACGTAGGCCTGGTGCGCGGCCTGTCCTACCGGGCCATGGTCACCCGGCATGTGCTGCGCAATGCCTCCATCCCTTTGCTCAACCTCTTTGGCGCGCAAATGATCGGCATGCTTTTGGGCGGGCTGTTCGTGGTCGAGTACATCTTCAGCTATCCCGGCATCGGCTTGCTCACCATCAACGCCGTCTTTCAGCGCGACTTCCCCATCATCCAGGCCGTTGCCATCCTCGCAAGCAGTGCCCTGGTCTCTCTCAACATGCTGGTGGACTATCTGTCCACCAGCATTGACCGGCGCTTGAAGTTCTGA
- a CDS encoding ABC transporter permease has translation MPHPVHAARRAGINERIVRSAWKHTEMKLAFAIFAMLALLAVLGPLLIDASATRMNVAERFLPPAFMEGGSLRHFMGTDQLGRDLLLRSLIGLRNAFAIGLVSVVGMFVLGCAIGIFSGYRGGWVDIALMRLTDVQMSIPVIILAITILGMSRPTALSVIAVLILSSWPVYARVARSVTLAERQKEYVRAAQILGASDMRIMARHIAPSVLPPMAFVAVLDVARMMIFEAIFGFIGIGIQPPTPTFGTIISSGTQYLLNAWWITIVPGVLLALALSSLNLIGGFLERARNQALQGVE, from the coding sequence ATGCCACACCCCGTGCATGCGGCGCGACGCGCCGGCATCAACGAGCGCATTGTGCGCAGTGCGTGGAAGCACACCGAGATGAAGCTGGCCTTTGCGATCTTTGCCATGCTGGCATTGCTTGCCGTTTTGGGCCCCTTGCTCATTGATGCGTCGGCCACGCGCATGAACGTCGCGGAGCGTTTTCTGCCTCCCGCCTTCATGGAGGGCGGATCGCTGCGGCACTTCATGGGCACGGACCAGCTGGGTCGCGACCTGCTGCTGCGCTCCCTCATCGGCCTGCGCAATGCCTTCGCGATTGGCCTTGTCAGCGTCGTCGGCATGTTCGTGCTGGGCTGTGCCATCGGCATCTTTTCGGGCTATCGCGGCGGCTGGGTGGACATTGCGCTGATGCGTCTGACCGACGTGCAGATGTCCATCCCCGTCATCATTTTGGCCATCACCATTTTGGGCATGTCGCGCCCCACCGCCCTCTCCGTGATTGCGGTGCTAATCCTCTCGAGCTGGCCGGTGTATGCGCGCGTGGCCCGCAGCGTCACGCTGGCGGAGCGCCAGAAAGAATATGTGCGGGCCGCCCAGATTCTGGGCGCCTCCGATATGCGCATCATGGCCAGGCATATTGCGCCCAGCGTGTTGCCTCCCATGGCTTTTGTGGCGGTGCTGGACGTGGCACGCATGATGATTTTTGAAGCCATCTTCGGCTTCATCGGCATAGGCATACAACCGCCAACGCCCACCTTCGGCACCATCATCTCCTCGGGCACCCAGTACCTGCTGAATGCCTGGTGGATCACCATTGTTCCTGGCGTGCTGCTGGCCCTGGCATTGAGCAGCCTGAATCTCATCGGCGGATTCTTGGAACGCGCGCGCAACCAAGCCCTTCAGGGAGTGGAGTGA